A genome region from Euphorbia lathyris chromosome 4, ddEupLath1.1, whole genome shotgun sequence includes the following:
- the LOC136227413 gene encoding putative F-box protein At3g16210, translating to MYSHASQSPNQFIVSLFPGYQFSFGIMKRRRNSTAKRKRNEAGKLSQIHIQINYSGPSFSDLPNTVLVNILLRLTIKRIFVCKCVCKTLYDLISDPEFAKLHFHQSEVYPLLRTSGFTILSRMLYLVQPNQDEFEDKLDTSYGSSCIKIKLDSKLKLPLRNIEMIDKEAVGSENCLKLNMKNHKYKIVNSCNGLLCLSNPSDNDPVIVCNPVTGEFINLPEVRTVKDLNMPVECGFGFSPVTKQYKVIRTFTRRTENEKVMVAEVHVLGTETWKDLRFFPESVWKLFPTYFNGCVYWISPKQCSVICFDIDKECFESIRAPPWKTYNIVWRGSMGVLGGAICITEAFDCEHINVWAMKDLGGEKTWSKMLSIIMYGEARWPRGSYQPIKYLNNGALLMFNSHKHAFIYLKPNNLGFRYLKVRGMESKVEAIPHIPTFVSLKHVLSGHNLAVLNVNSRCGELKLHKEKKGIYIVKENRQLETDSEVSF from the exons ATGTACTCTCACGCCAGTCAATCTCCCAATCAGTTCATCGTTTCTCTTTTTCCAGGCTATCAATTTTCCTTCGG TATTATGAAAAGAAGAAGGAATTCCACAGCAAAGAGAAAAAGGAATGAAGCGGGGAAACTTAGCCAAATTCACatacaaattaattattcaggtCCTTCATTTTCTGATCTGCCAAATACCGTTCTGGTAAATATTCTACTTAGGCTCACTATAAAGAGGATTTTTGTATGCAAATGTGTATGCAAAACATTGTATGATCTAATTTCAGACCCTGAGTTTGCAAAGCTCCATTTCCATCAATCTGAGGTATATCCTCTACTTCGAACCTCAGGTTTTACAATACTGTCAAGAATGCTTTATCTTGTGCAGCCAAACCAAGATGAGTTTGAGGATAAGCTTGACACGTCTTATGGTAGCTCATGTATTAAGATTAAACTTGACTCAAAATTGAAACTCCCACTGCGCAACATCGAAATGATAGATAAAGAAGCGGTAGGGAGTGAGAATTGCTTGAAGTTGAATATGAAGAATCACAAGTATAAGATAGTTAATTCATGTAACGGCTTGCTTTGTTTGTCCAATCCATCTGATAATGACCCTGTTATAGTTTGCAATCCGGTTACAGGTGAGTTTATTAATCTTCCAGAGGTTAGGACGGTTAAGGATCTTAACATGCCTGTTGAATGTGGTTTTGGTTTTAGTCCTGTGACTAAGCAATATAAGGTGATAAGAACGTTTACGCGTAGGACTGAAAATGAAAAAGTTATGGTGGCTGAAGTACATGTTCTTGGTACAGAAACATGGAAAGACCTTCGCTTTTTTCCCGAGTCAGTATGGAAATTGTTCCCTACTTATTTTAATGGGTGTGTTTATTGGATTTCTCCTAAACAGTGTTCTGTTATTTGTTTTGACATTGACAAGGAATGCTTTGAGTCAATTAGAGCACCACCATGGAAGACATATAATATAGTTTGGAGAGGGAGCATGGGAGTATTAGGGGGCGCAATCTGTATAACAGAGGCTTTCGACTGTGAGCATATAAACGTTTGGGCAATGAAGGATCTTGGTGGAGAAAAGACTTGGTCTAAAATGCTCTCTATTATCATGTATGGTGAAGCAAGATGGCCCCGGGGCTCATATCAACCCATAAAGTACTTGAACAATGGGGCCTTATTGATGTTTAATTCTCATAAACATGCTTTTATATATCTTAAGCCAAACAACTTAGGATTCAGATATTTGAAGGTCCGTGGAATGGAATCAAAAGTGGAAGCAATTCCTCATATTCCAACCTTTGTTTCACTCAAACATGTTTTATCAGGGCATAATCTGGCTGTTCTTAATGTCAATTCAAG GTGCGGAGAGCTGAAGTTGCACAAAGAGAAGAAAGGTATTTATATAGTTAAAGAAAATAGGCAACTGGAGACTGATTCTGAAGTTTCATTTTGA